From the Pseudodesulfovibrio indicus genome, the window GCTCCTCCAGCCTGACGTAATGGCCGGTGGCCAGCCGCTCGGCCCCGAGGTTGCGGGCCGCGTCGAAGAGCACCCCGAACTTCATGCGCGGGTTGCACATGGCGCACGGGTTGGGCGTCAGCCCCGCCCTGTACTCGGCCACGAACGGCTTGATGACCCGGTCGTCGAAGGACTCGTGCAAATCCAGGGCGTGAAAGGGAACGCCGAGGGTGGCGCACGCCCTGGTCAACCCGGCCACGACCCGCTCCCAGGCCGGGTTCGGCGGCAGGAAATGCCCGTGCACGGCCATCAGCCGCTCCCCCCGCTCCTTGAGCAGCGCGAGCGCCAGCAGGCTATCCATGCCCCCAGAAACGGCCACGGCCACGGTCATGAGGAAGCCTTCTCCTGGCCGCCATCCCCTCTCCCTTCCGAAACGCGTCGGGTGCGCTTGGCGCAAGGGGGGAAGAAATCAATGCGGGATTGGTTCAACATAAGATGAGTTGTTAGCACAGATGAAGGATGGAAAAAAGCCGGTTGCACGCATCAGCGCGCAACCGGCTTTCATTTTTCGATCGGTTCCTACAGTTCCGGCATGGGCATGGGGTCGAGGTGGCGCTCCAAACACTCGGCCACCCCGAGCATGGTCGGCTCGGAGAAGGGAGCGCCCATGAACTGGAGTCCCACCGGCATGCTGGAGTCCTTGCCCAACCCCACGGGCAGGGACATGGCAGGAATGCCCGCCAGGTTGGCGGAGATGGTGAAGATGTCGAGCAGGTACATCTGCAGCGGGTCGGCCTTGGCGCCCTTGACGAAGGCCGTGGTCGGGCAGACCGGGCCGGCGATCAGATCGCACTGGGCGAACGCCTTTTCGAAGTCCTGGCGCAGCAGGCGGCGGACCTTGGCGGCCTTGTTGTAGTAGGCGTCGTAGTAGCCGCTGGAGAGCACGTAGGTGCCCATGATGATGCGCCGCTGTACCTCGTCGCCGAACCCTTCGGTGCGGCTGGCGGTGTACATGTCGATGAGCTCGTCGGCCTTCTTGTTGCGATAGCCGAAGCGCACGCCGTCGAAACGCGACAGGTTGGACGAGGCCTCGGCCATGGCGATGATGTAATAGGTGGCGATGGCGTATTCGGTCAGGGCGAGCTTGACGGGCACGGTCTTGGCGCCCAGCTTCTCCATCTCGGCCACGGCGTTGGCGCACGCCTCCTTAACCTCCTCGTCCAGCCCCTCGCCCCAGTACTCCTCGGGCAGGCCGATGGTCACGCCGTCCAAATCCTCGCGGCCAAGGGCGGCGAGGTAGTCCGGCACCGGGACGTCCACCGAGGTGGAGTCCTTGGGGTCGTGGCCGGCCATGACCTGGAGCAAAAGCGCGGCGTCCTCCACCGACCGGACCATGGGGCCGATCTGGTCCAGCGACGAGCCGTAGGCGATGAGCCCGAACCGGGAGATGCGGCCGTAGGTGGGCTTGAGGCCCACGATGCCGCAGAAGGAGGACGGGGTGCGGATGGAGCCGCCGGTGTCGGTGCCGAGCGCGGCGAAGCACTGGCCCGCGGCCACCGTGGCCCCGGAGCCGCCGGACGACCCGCCGGGCACGCGATCCACGTCCCACGGGTTGGCGGTCATGAAAAAGGCGGAGTTCTCGGTGGAGGACCCCATGGCGAATTCGTCCATGTTTGCCTTGCCCACGAACACCGCCCCGGCGTCCTTGAGCCTGGTCACGGCCGTGGCGTCGTAAAAGGGAACGAAATCCTCAAGGATCTTCGAGCCGCAGGTGGTCTTCACGCCCTTCAGGGTGAGCAGATCCTTGAGGACCATGGGCACGCCCCACAGCGGCTTGTCCGGGTCCGGCCCGGCGGCGTCCATGGCCTTGGCCTGTGCCATGGCTTCCTCGGCCATGACCGTGATCAGCGCCTTGACGCGCGGCTCCGTGGCCTCGATGCGGGCGAGGCAGTCCGCGACCACCTCGGCGACCTTCACTTCCCCGGACTTGAGCAGCGCCGCGATCTCGGAGAGGGTCTTCGTGTGCAGTTCAGACATTAATCAATCCTGAATTATATCAAAATATTAAACGATCTTCGGAACAATGAAGAACTGGCCGTCCTGCTCGGGAGCATTGGCCAGGATTTCCTCTCGGGCGTAATCCTTGCGGACCTCGTCCCTGCGCAGCACCGTGGTGTGCTGCACCGGGCTGTAGAGGGGTTCCACCTCGTCCGTATTCAGCTCGCCCAGCTTGTCCATGTAGGCGAGGATGTCGCCGAGCTGCCCGGCGAACAGTTCCAGCTTGTCCTGGCTCAGGTCAAGCCGCGCGAGGCCGGCGACCTTGGCCACTTCTTCGGGGCTGATCTTCATGCTGACTCCTTTATGCGTGACCCGGCTACGGGGCCGGGGGCGTGTCGTCCGGATTGGCCGAAGGCGGTCTGCTTTCGGCTTCGATACGCTTTTCGTAATTCTCCATGCGCCGCTCGCGCCGGGCCTGGGCCTTGGCGATGCGGGCCGCGATCCGCTCGGTATCCACGATCTGCTTGCCGTTGGACACCGGGGTGAACAGGTAGAGGTTCTGGCTGGCCGTGCCGTGGTCGTCCCAGGTCATGGGGGCCATGCTGAAGTCCATGTCCTGGACCTTGCGGATGCGCTTGTTGACCAGGTCGCTGTCCCAGGACGCGGGCAGAGCGCCGAACTTCCCGGCGAAGCGCAGGAAGTCGTATCCCAGCGCCACCCAGAAATCGGCCTGGCCGAGTCCCTCTTCGGTCAGCGCGGACTG encodes:
- the gatA gene encoding Asp-tRNA(Asn)/Glu-tRNA(Gln) amidotransferase subunit GatA, with protein sequence MSELHTKTLSEIAALLKSGEVKVAEVVADCLARIEATEPRVKALITVMAEEAMAQAKAMDAAGPDPDKPLWGVPMVLKDLLTLKGVKTTCGSKILEDFVPFYDATAVTRLKDAGAVFVGKANMDEFAMGSSTENSAFFMTANPWDVDRVPGGSSGGSGATVAAGQCFAALGTDTGGSIRTPSSFCGIVGLKPTYGRISRFGLIAYGSSLDQIGPMVRSVEDAALLLQVMAGHDPKDSTSVDVPVPDYLAALGREDLDGVTIGLPEEYWGEGLDEEVKEACANAVAEMEKLGAKTVPVKLALTEYAIATYYIIAMAEASSNLSRFDGVRFGYRNKKADELIDMYTASRTEGFGDEVQRRIIMGTYVLSSGYYDAYYNKAAKVRRLLRQDFEKAFAQCDLIAGPVCPTTAFVKGAKADPLQMYLLDIFTISANLAGIPAMSLPVGLGKDSSMPVGLQFMGAPFSEPTMLGVAECLERHLDPMPMPEL
- the gatC gene encoding Asp-tRNA(Asn)/Glu-tRNA(Gln) amidotransferase subunit GatC, translating into MKISPEEVAKVAGLARLDLSQDKLELFAGQLGDILAYMDKLGELNTDEVEPLYSPVQHTTVLRRDEVRKDYAREEILANAPEQDGQFFIVPKIV